The nucleotide sequence ACAAATTCTAAACATCCTCATGACAGTCTTTTAGCCTTTTAGCGACGACGCTCTAAAAATGAGCATAATTTTTGTAAATGAGATCATCCATTAAATTCCCCATGTCAACAAAAAAAATTCCAGTACATGTAATGATATCATCAACTCCCGACCCCTCAACTTATGAGATCTTATTTAATTTATTCCAATAACATAACACACTATGCGTTCCTTCTTATCAATCTAAATTATTTATGAACCGAATAAAACATAATGGATATTTCAAAATAAGAAGTCTATCATTCATCGACACAAATCAATGAATAGATCCGATCATTATTCGGTTCAAAATAGACCTGAATCATAATCAAACCGATTAAGAATCGGAATTATACCGAATTAATGATCCAATGATTTCAAATGATTGAATTCTGATTTGATTCCAAACTaacaaaaaaaaacctaaattCCTTCCGAATGATGAATCTATCGCTTCTAATAATAAATGACTAATTGAAGAgacattttttaaataaaataaaaatttaaaaataaaataaaattaaaaattaaaaataataaatgactAATTGACAAGACTCTCGTTAcgacgaccgacgcatagcttcttttcgggggagaatatgatgaggatagtgattatgataagactcggttgacgtcagatgacgcctgaCGCCTGACGCCTCGATCAATGCAACAGCACCAGGTCAAACGAACCAAAACGTtggccgaggcacattaacgcctACTCAAGTCCGGTTCTTCACGACATGCCAACACCAGTGTCGGACGTTACCAGCCTGTCCCCTACAagagggcacatcaggaaacggtAGGCTTCCCTATAGATACCTTCGCATTCCGAACGAaaaggaggggaggaggagaaagaaaaagaaagacgcCCATAACCAttatcatctaacttgatcgttgaAGGGGTTGAGCCGAGCAcctcgacccgacctttgtgcacgtGCGAAACTGAAGGGCCCCACCGCCGGACGCGAAGACGAGAAATTCCTGCCCGAAGGCTACGATGACCCTGTCCCGACCATCGCAGCCGAGCACCTCGACGGGCTTGAAGGCCGTCCCGGAAAGATCCCCCGTCATCCGGGCTCGAACCGAGCCGCGTTGGCCCTAGGCcatggctcaaagttgtttcccacggaATCGGAATTATACAGAATTAATGATCCAATGATTTCAAATGATTGAATTCTGATTCCAAACTAACAAAAAAAACCTAAATTCATTCCAAACGATGAATCTATCGCTTCTAATAATAAATGACTAATTGAagagatattttttaaataaaattaaaataaatgaatCGAAAGTTcaaaaactaaaataaaaaaaatcaattcctAAATCCAAAACCAAAAATTGCTTGCAATCGATAGTCCGATTCCAAAATTTCTCGCTCTTGGTAGGTGTATTAAGCCGGAAAGGGAGGCGAGGTCGGTCCCACCGGCCATGATGAAGGAAAGAGGCGTGAGAGGAGAGAGTAAAGCATGCAAGTGGTGTCCCCGTCTCCGCCTTTGGTGGGCCAGCGGGAGCGACCAGCATTGGGTCCTCTTCCTATTTGCCGGAAAGAAACGGCTCCTTCACGGCCACCACCTGCCATCATCAATTcgtccgtccgtccgtccgtccATCCACCCAACCAACCAACCTCACCTACAAACCCATGATTACCCGCTGCTCCTCCTTCGTCAAAAAGCATCTGCTGCACCTACGCATCCGGTCCCCCATTTGCATCTTTATCCAAAGTTTCCCTTCCCACCCAAGGAAGAAGAAAGGCCACACGATTCCTCCTGCTCACCTCAACCATCCAAATTTCTTGAAGATGCTGTGGTACCCTTCGGTCATGTTCTCCTTGGCTTTCAGTTCCAGCTAGAGCAAACAGTGTTCCTTAGGATAGGACAAGCACCTGCGAAAGGAGTTTGAGTGTCCGAGCTTCGGACCTCATGGCCAGCACAGTGAATGAAACAAGCATTCGCATGCACAAGTAATCTCACTTTTCACTGAAACAAGGGCGATTCTCACATCGAAGGAGAGAAAAAGAACTATGGAGATTTAAGTGGCTGTGGCCGTCAAAGAATTGAAAGgcatcaaagagagagagagagagagagagagagagagagagagagagggaggaacaAATCTTAGTGTGCCATTGCAACGGGATTCGGGAAAGCGATGCTTCGTTGGCTGGGCAGTGCGAGCATGGCCGTGTGGTCCAAGAAGTCCTTGAGGGCCACGACCGCCTCGAGGATCCTTCGTAGGTCGTCGGCGCAAGAGAAGCCGGCAGCTCCCAGCCGCCGCACGGCGTAGACGTAGAACGTCAGGCACCCTTTTCGGAACTTGAACCGCGACATCTCGCAGCCGGCGAGCCCCCGGATGAGCCTCTTGTTGACGTCCCCCAGCGGGATCATGCGCGGCCACAGCCGGTCCACCGCCACCTTCATGCTCTCCGACTCGAAGACGAAGATCACCGCCTTGGACTTGTTGGTGCCCAGGCCGAGGGTGAGCGTGTGCCATGCATGATGGGCCAAGATGGTGAAGTTGGTGGGCAGGTACGTGGTggtggaagggaagggaaggctcTGGCACTGGCTGAGGCAGGACGGGGGGATGTCCAGAAGCCGCAGCAGCTCCAGCGGCGTCGCCTGCCGGACGGTGAACGACTTGACCACGAATTGGCCGCCGAAGCGGATGCCCTTGACGTCGGCGCTCGGCTTGAAGTGAGGGTCGCCCGTCGCAGACTTGTCTCGGCGAGGAGGCTTTTGTGGCTGGCTCTTCTGGTCCTTGTGcttatgtttcttcttcttcttctcctcttctcccatGTTACCTGCTTGCCCTTTGGCAACTGCACTTCTTCGTGCTATGCTGTTTGATGACTGAAAAGAGCTCTAGTGAGGTCCCTGGTCAGGCTCAAGTTCTCTTTCTTGCTTTGTTCTTTTAGGTGTCACAGCACACCTGGTCACCGGAAAGGGTCCTCCACTTTCCCCTTTATACGACGGCAGAACCCTACTGTATGGTGACGGAATCAACATGATCAatgtttcttcctcttctttaccGCTTGCATGTGACTTACCGTCGTCAATCCGTACCGTCTTCTTCCCACAAGCAGTTCCTGTAACCAGAGCAGGTTGTTGATCTGTGCCTAATCGTCATGCCAGACACGATCtaagaacaaagaagaaggccaATTCAGCAACCAAAGAAAGAAAAGTGAGCGGAGTTGCCGCTGTGGGTGACTACCGATCAACCACCATGCTCCACAAAAGTAGGTACACTTAAATTGCTTGCTTCGGGATACGTACTACTTACATCGACCGAAGGCCCTGCTTTGCCGTCATTAATGCAACGGAGATGCCACACCTACCAACACTTGCTACATTTCCCAGAATACATGCACAGTGCGCAGAAAATAGGTGGATCTGAGTCGGAGACATCCTTATTCATGTATAGTTCATGAAACATGCGGTTGCGTAGTAATGGAAGATGATGCACAGGCATCGACAGGACCACCGTGCAGCGAGCAGATGATCACATGATGGCTTTGCACACTACACTCGCGCTAAATTCTGATGCGGCGATGTGGACGTCGTTCTTAGCACCCTGTCGAGAATCTACGGATCGTTATCATGGAAACACGTGAACAAATTAAAGAGAGGTGCGCAGCGAGAGGAATTTAAACGGCATCTTCGACTGTCATTTCTTAATCTTAATCAGTTCGATATAATCTAGATCTATACATGTTAAATTATTCGAAGTATCtctaatataaaaatattgtgcTATTAAGGTATCATTTATACGAAGGTTTTTCATTTGATCTTTTCAATTCGTAATCTGATATTTTTAAATGTGAGTTTGAgtaattcgaaaaaaaaaaaattctcgaaatatgtttttatattttaaaggatAAGATAAAAACTTGAGACCGTCTTCTTTTCTATAAAAGATACTAAGAAAATTTATGATCGTCTTCTTTATCATAAATGAGAAGGAAGATTGTGTTTCTCTAATTTGAATTTGTTTATGTAAACAGGCAGATGAGTGGAAGGTAACTTAGACATCTTATGACAACCATAAGTCGTTTGACAATAGATTTCCTATCAAAAATCGAGATTAATTTTTTCTCTGATGAAAGAAGGCTCATTGCTAATGTCGTATGACAACAGTGGTACCGTGCGTAACGACATTTCGTTTAGGAGCATGAGTCCTATATAATTGAATGCGAGAGATTAAGACAATCATGAAGAGACGTTAAGGATTAGTAGAAAAAAAAGGAGCATCAAATGtgaaaactaattttttttttcaaagaaaaaagtcaagaaaattaaaaattattttagaaaaaaTCATATAATGAGTTGAACCAGCGACGAGGGACTAAAACCTGATGCGCCAACGAGGTTAATGACATGTTTCGGTTTGACCTCCGCATCCCACTAATTGGCCCCACACCACTCAATTGGGTCTGGTAATTAGAGCTCTAATTCATGGCACGAGAATCCGGTAATTTAGCTCGTATGAAGGTGGCGTGATGATTTGCCAGAACAATTGAATTTAGGATATGTCACATATAATGTGTGCCTTCCGAGACGGCGCGGGCCAACCGAGCTCGGGACCCACAACGCCACCGAGTAGCGTGCGCCGCACTCGGGGGCTCCCCCAGGAGTCCCGACACCGCCCTCCTGTATCCGCTTACCGCGTGCCACCACGCTGTCTCGCTCCTAAGAAAAGAATACAGCCACCCCGGGGGAAGCATCCACGAGGCCCCCCCCACCCCTTCCCCACGATTTTGAATCGCCCCCGGTTGCTCGATCCATCGATCGAGGGTGGGCGAGTGGATCGAGGCGGATCGATCGGTGGTCGACGGCTATGCAGTACCACGCCTACAACCGCTTGGGGAGCGGCGGCGCAGGCGGCGGCGGGGGGACGCCTTCGCCGCCGGCGTCGCCCCGGAGGTCGCCGAGGATCCATCGGAGGGGCGGGAAGACCGGCGGAGGAAGGGGGGCGACTCTGGCGCCGCCGCGGACGCTCGCGCAACGGATGGCGTGGAtgctcctctccctcctcctccggcgGCAGGCCATCTTCCTCTTCGCGCCGCTCTTGTATGTTGCCGCCATGATCTTCTATATGGGAACCCTGCCTCTCGATAGCGTTCCCCGCATCATCTCCCGCCCCGCCCCCGGTTCCGTTTACCGAAGCCCCATGTTGTACGAGCGCCTCCGCGCTGACATGGAAGCCGATAACTCGTCCGATGGGGTCAGTTTCTGAACCCTAATTGAACCTCTTAAGCTGCTTTTATTCGCAAATTGATTTGGATCCGAGCCTTCGTTTCAGCATCTTCTTCTCTATTATTTTCTCTCGATGGGGTTCACTTGGGCAGATTTCTATATCAGAATATCTAGATTTTTCTTGCATCTTCTTGTAAACCTAAGAGATATCTAGGCATGAACTTTGACATATCAAGATCATAACGTCACTGGTGCAATTACTTTTAATCGTCTTTAATTGGCATAATTCAGTTCAAATTCTTGAGTAGATTGTAAAATGACAATGCATTTGGTTTGGATGTTTCGTGATAAAACCTAACACAACAAGcattaatatttttatctttttctttccacATTCTCTCCCAAGTTCAACTAGAATACAATCGTTCTACCATTTCTTATTCTTATTGTGGGATTGGAGGATTTCTGCTATCAACTGGAATGTACTTTAACTGAGATAAGCCGTCAAAGGattagagtgtgcttatacagtTGCAAAACTAGGAATCAAGACTTTCAACTAAAGCTGTTGTCGCAAAAATAGTAGGCACAATTGCAGTTGATACATTTTTGTTGGATCACTTCACCTAATGACTGAAACTTTGTGTGATTCTGCAGTTAGCAACTGTGTGGAAGCAC is from Musa acuminata AAA Group cultivar baxijiao chromosome BXJ1-6, Cavendish_Baxijiao_AAA, whole genome shotgun sequence and encodes:
- the LOC135677279 gene encoding uncharacterized protein LOC135677279 — protein: MGEEEKKKKKHKHKDQKSQPQKPPRRDKSATGDPHFKPSADVKGIRFGGQFVVKSFTVRQATPLELLRLLDIPPSCLSQCQSLPFPSTTTYLPTNFTILAHHAWHTLTLGLGTNKSKAVIFVFESESMKVAVDRLWPRMIPLGDVNKRLIRGLAGCEMSRFKFRKGCLTFYVYAVRRLGAAGFSCADDLRRILEAVVALKDFLDHTAMLALPSQRSIAFPNPVAMAH